The proteins below come from a single Bactrocera dorsalis isolate Fly_Bdor chromosome 5, ASM2337382v1, whole genome shotgun sequence genomic window:
- the LOC105233708 gene encoding uncharacterized protein LOC105233708, whose protein sequence is MLGISPLKENKFVNGSEISAQEAAYNILGLHLSEESNREIFINTSQPNNRVRMLKPRRELDALQENSTDIYVPSVLDHYSQRPDQLEELCLADFAAWFRFSKTSRNISFNNEDYDEVENEDDTTAAPPMALKDGSGFLRKRKQALILRWKRFSVENSRADFFRETAMMFHPWRNKEAELLSNDVESVCNAHKDQIEQNKLKYNKFLSNELLENLHVSAEEIADERAASQLLDPEFRALAVPEQVGDVNVFHEDNNSVEEAVRLIKLPPLILEGDLLAMVQSLNNKQREYFAHVMHNVSKKKIFYEYVRGGAGVGKTLLITTIYQSLTLRANSVPGTNPETAKVLFCAPTGKAAFGIGGLTLHSVFSLPVNQSSADLRPLNSDTLNTIHANLIDIRLIIIDAISMVGAKMFSYLHCRLKQIFRSSAYFGGIPIIVFGDLKQLPSMDICAEWQ, encoded by the coding sequence ATGCTGGGAATTTCtccattaaaagaaaacaaatttgtaaacgGGTCGGAAATATCGGCTCAAGAAGCAGCTTATAATATTTTGGGACTGCATTTATCGGAAGAGAGTAATAGGgagatatttataaatacatcaCAGCCAAACAATCGAGTAAGGATGCTAAAGCCCAGACGTGAATTGGATGCTTTACAGGAGAATTCTACGGACATATATGTACCGAGTGTATTGGATCACTACTCTCAAAGGCCCGATCAATTGGAAGAACTATGCTTAGCAGATTTTGCAGCATGGTTCAGATTTTCCAAAACTAGTAggaatatttcttttaataatgaAGACTACGATGAAGTAGAAAACGAGGATGACACGACAGCTGCACCTCCAATGGCATTAAAAGATGGATCAGgatttttaagaaaaaggaAGCAAGCACTTATTCTGCGCTGGAAACGTTTTAGCGTTGAAAATTCAAGAGCTGATTTCTTCAGAGAAACTGCCATGATGTTTCACCCATGGAGAAATAAGGAGGCCGAGCTCTTAAGTAATGATGTTGAGAGTGTTTGCAACGCACACAAGGATCAAATTGAGCAGAATAAGCtcaaatataacaaatttttatccaACGAGCTTCTGGAAAACCTGCATGTTTCAGCGGAAGAAATAGCCGATGAGAGAGCTGCGTCTCAACTTTTGGATCCGGAATTCAGAGCTCTAGCTGTTCCAGAGCAAGTAGGAGATGTTAATGTTTTTCACGAGGACAACAATAGTGTGGAAGAGGCGGTTCGATTAATTAAACTACCACCTCTAATATTAGAAGGAGATTTACTGGCAATGGTACAATCTCTTAACAACAAGCAGAGGGAATATTTTGCTCATGTAATGCACAATGTCAGTAAGAAGAAAATCTTCTACGAATATGTCAGAGGTGGTGCTGGAGTGGGCAAAACCCTGCTTATAACGACTATATATCAGTCGTTGACATTGCGAGCTAACAGTGTACCAGGAACTAACCCCGAAACAGCCAAGGTGTTATTCTGCGCACCCACTGGTAAAGCAGCATTTGGAATTGGAGGTCTAACACTTCATTCCGTTTTTTCACTCCCCGTCAACCAGTCCTCCGCCGATCTTCGGCCCCTCAATAGTGACACATTGAACACTATTCATGCTAATCTCATAGATATTAGGCTTATAATAATTGATGCAATTTCAATGGTTGGAGCAAAGATGTTTTCGTATTTACATTGTAGGCTAAAGCAAATTTTTAGGAGCAGTGCTTACTTTGGAGGTATTCCAATTATCGTGTTTGGTGACTTAAAACAGTTGCCATCGATGGATATTTGCGCCGAATGGCAATGA
- the LOC125779046 gene encoding kelch-like protein 1 isoform X3 → MATSSSQTLALQRNSSEQNRFMEKLMTKICSFYDEQSLIDVTFKVSNPTALVPAHRLILAAASPYFENLFNGNQGTNPVIEINDIDSDIFEHLITFCYTGQALITVNNLASMLNAAMVLQLDDAISSIVDYLMAHIDEYTLRGAYTLERETQCEHLKQNIIEYETKNFMEISRSDEFLNFDVEKLQRILVSDNLNITREEDAFDAIKRWYNYDVPARQEQLPLLIACLRLTQFNMDFLMTHIQPLPGCELLAFKALSWIREPLARPHINMQFTEPRGISASNCGEKTILALCSERNPKLLQYNKTEDKWQEYASIKIGYDRYRTILKDDNLLFIGGYNGATYNIVRCWNIRNKTWQNLPAMIEARREHCVVELDDKIYAIGGFGSNNYLSSVERYSTSDGWKFVNSLIDTRFCSRAVTLNAKIYAMGGYKKNNPIKSVEYYNPDLDTWTSCADMKICHSSPGVAAHNGLIYVVSRCGAERYDPQQDTWSQICSLEVGDGYISCVSLDNKLWTIGGKSKSAGSSCVSVFDEENFCWVEKCSFPESDVRSCFVVPESLLSSM, encoded by the exons ATGGCCACGAGTTCTTCCCAAACACTTGCTCTTCAGAGAAACTCCAGTGAGCAGAACCGTTTCATggagaaattaatgacgaaaatATGTAGTTTCTACGACGAGCAGTCTCTGATCGATGTTACATTTAAAGTTTCAAACCCAACGGCTCT tgtACCCGCTCATCGTTTGATACTCGCAGCAGCGAGTCCTTACTTCGAGAACCTTTTCAATGGCAATCAAGGCACAAATCCAGTTATCGAGATAAATGATATAGATAGCGATATTTTTGAGCATCTAATAACCTTTTGTTACACCGGACAGGCCCTCATTACCGTTAACAATCTCGCTTCCATGCTAAATGCGGCTATGGTTTTACAATTGGACGATGCCATAAGCAGTATTGTAGACTATCTCATGGCACATATCGATGAATACACTTTGCGGGGCGCTTATACGCTGGAGCGTGAAACGCAATGTGAACATCTTAAGCAGAACATCATCGAATACGAGACCAAGAATTTCATGGAG ATCAGCCGAAGCgatgagtttttgaattttgatgtaGAAAAATTGCAGCGTATTCTGGTATCTGACAATTTGAACATAACCCGTGAGGAAGATGCTTTCGATGCCATAAAACGCTGGTACAATTACGATGTTCCTGCGCGCCAAGAGCAACTGCCACTTTTAATAGCTTGTCTCCGGCTTACCCAATTCAATATGGACTTTCTGATGACACACATACAGCCGTTACCTGGATGTGAGCTACTGGCCTTCAAGGCGTTATCGTGGATAAGAGAGCCTTTAGCACGGccacatataaatatgcaatTTACGGAACCACGTGGGATCAGTGCTTCAAATTGTGGTGAGAAAACAATCCTAGCGCTTTGCTCAGAG cGGAATCCCAAACTGCTGCAATATAACAAAACTGAGGATAAGTGGCAGGAATATGCGAGTATAAAAATCGGTTACGACCGGTACAGAACTATTTTAAAGgatgataatttattatttattggcgGTTATAATGGTGCCACATATAATATCGTTCGTTGCTGGAATATACGAAATAAGACATGGCAAAATTTGCCCGCCATGATCGAAGCAAGAAGGGAACACTGCGTTGTCGAATTAGATGATAAAATCTACGCGATTGGTGGTTTTGGTAGTAATAATTATCTGTCGTCGGTGGAAAG ATATTCGACTTCCGATGGTTGGAAGTTCGTGAACAGTTTAATTGATACACGATTTTGCTCCCGCGCAGTGACCTTGAATGCTAAAATTTACGCAATGGGcggttataaaaaaaacaacccaATAAAATCCGTCGAATACTACAATCCGGATTTGGATACTTGGACTTCTTGCGCGGATATGAAAATATGTCACAGTTCACCTGGT gtCGCAGCACATAATGGTCTCATTTATGTTGTAAGCCGTTGCGGTGCAGAACGATACGATCCTCAGCAAGACACATGGTCACAG ATTTGCTCTTTGGAAGTTGGCGATGGTTATATATCTTGCGTATCGCTAGACAATAAACTATGGACCATTGGTGGCAAGTCTAAATCCGCTGGCAGCTCATGTGTATCAGTCTTTGATGAAGAAAATTTCTGTTGGGTAGAAAAGTGCTCATTCCCCGAAAGTGACGTGCGTAGCTGTTTTGTTGTGCCTGAATCCTTGCTGTCGTCGATGTGA